The Lagopus muta isolate bLagMut1 chromosome 4, bLagMut1 primary, whole genome shotgun sequence genome has a window encoding:
- the IDH3B gene encoding isocitrate dehydrogenase [NAD] subunit beta, mitochondrial isoform X1: protein MAVLSAGRTAVTGLLRAPRGFCRPLGASAALQQIPRAKSENAKSESTFQVTMLPGDGVGPELMHAVKEVFKAASVPVVFDEHHLSEVQNMASEEKLDEVVDSMKESKVALIGKIHTPMEYKGELASYDMRLRRKLDLFANVVHVKSLPGYKTRHNNLDLVIIREQTEGEYSSLEHESAKGVIECLKIITRAKSQRIAKFAFDYATKKGRSKVTAVHKANIMKLGDGLFLQCCEEVAELYPKIKFDTMIIDNCCMQLVQNPYQFDVLVMPNLYGNIIDNLAAGLVGGAGVVPGESYSAEYAVFEMGARHPFAQAVGRNIANPTAMLLSAANMLRHLNLEFHSNLISDAVKKVIKLGKVRTRDLGGYCTTSDFVKSVIDNLHPHYGA from the exons ATGGCGGTGCTCAGCGCAGGGCGGACTGCGGTCACG GGCCTCCTGCGCGCCCCGCGCGGCTTCTGCCGGCCTCTGGGCGCCTCCGCCGCGCTGCAGCAGATCCCGCGGGCCAAG TCAGAAAATGCAAAGTCAGAGAGCACCTTCCAGGTCACCATGCTGCCTGGGGACGGCGTGGGCCCGGAGCTGATGCACGCCGTcaaggaggtgttcaag GCTGCCAGCGTGCCCGTGGTCTTCGATGAGCACCACCTGAGCGAGGTGCAGAACATGGCCTCGGAGGAGAAGCTGGACGAGGTGGTGGACTCCATGAAGGAGAGCAAAGTGGCCCTTATAG GCAAGATCCACACCCCCATGGAGTACAAGGGAGAGCTGGCTTCTTACGACATGAGACTGAG GCGCAAATTGGACTTGTTTGCAAACGTCGTCCACGTGAAGAGCCTGCCGGGCTATAAAACACGTCACAACAACCTGGACCTCGTCATCATCCGTGAGCAGACGGAGGGGGAGTACAGCTCTCTGGAGCACGAG AGCGCCAAGGGGGTCATCGAGTGCCTGAAGATCATCACCAGGGCCAAGTCGCAGCGCATCGCCAAGTTCGCCTTTGACTACGCCACCAAAAAGGGCCGCtccaaggtgacggctgtgcACAAAGCCAACATCAT GAAATTGGGTGACGGgctcttcctgcagtgctgtgaggaaGTGGCAGAGCTCTACCCCAAGATCAAGTTTGACACCATGATAATTGACAACTGCTGCATGCAG CTGGTGCAGAACCCCTACCAGTTCGACGTCCTGGTGATGCCAAACCTCTACGGGAACATCATCGACAACCTGGCGGCCGGTTTGGTGGGCGGTGCAGGCGTGGTGCCCGGGGAAAGCTACAGCGCCGAGTACGCCGTCTTCGAGATG GGCGCCCGGCACCCCTTTGCCCAGGCCGTGGGCAGGAACATCGCCAACCCCACGGCCATGCTGCTGTCGGCTGCCAACATGCTGCGGCACCTCAA CTTGGAATTCCACTCCAACTTGATCTCGGACGCGGTGAAGAAGGTGATCAAACTCGGAAAA GTTCGGACGCGAGACTTGGGAGGTTACTGCACCACTTCTGACTTCGTCAAGTCTGTGATTGACAACCTGCACCCCCACTATGGTGCCTAG
- the NOP56 gene encoding nucleolar protein 56: MVLLHVLFEHAAGYALFAVREVEEIGLLLPQVEESVLTVGKFHNVVKLVAFSPFKSAQSALENMNAVSEGILHEDLRLLLETSMPAKKKKALLGVGDAKIGAAILEELGYQCQTGGVVAEILRGIRLHFHALVKGLTAQSASKAQLGLGHSYSRAKVKFNVNRVDNMIIQSISLLDQLDKDINTFSMRVREWYGYHFPELIKIVSENYTYCRLAKFIGNRKELSEESLEGLEEIVMDGAKAQAILEASRSSMGMDISPIDLINIESFSSRVISLSEYRKGLQEYLRSKMSQVAPSLSALIGEVVGARLISHAGSLTNLAKYPASTVQILGAEKALFRALKTRGNTPKYGLIFHSTFIGRAAAKNKGRISRYLANKCTIASRIDCFSEVPTSVFGDKLREQVEERLAFYETGEPPRKNLEVMKEAVVEANEVVAEVKRKQEKKEKKRKKREKRRLEALAAAAEEMENSVQEAEENNIEPKKKKKKKKEQEQEAATEPEENGLEEEALPKKKRKLLAEGAPLEKKKKKKAKDLEED; encoded by the exons ATG GTGCTGCTGCACGTGCTGTTCGAACATGCCGCCGGGTACGCGCTGTTCGCCGTCCGCGAGGTGGAGGAGATCGGTTTGTTGCTGCCGCAG GTGGAGGAGAGCGTGCTCACCGTCGGCAAGTTCCACAACGTGGTGAAGCTCGTGGCCTTTTCCCCGTTCAAATCCGCGCAGAGCGCCCTGGAGAACATGAACGCCGTCTCCGAGG GGATCCTGCACGAGGATCtgcggctgctgctggagacGTCGATGCCGGCCAAGAAGAAGAAGGCGCTGCTGGGGGTGGGAGACGCCAAAATCGGGGCCGCCATCCTGGAGGAGTTGGGCTATCAGTGCCAGACCGGCGGTGTGGTGGCCGAGATCCTGCGGG GGATCCGCCTGCACTTCCATGCCCTGGTGAAGGGCCTCACGGCGCAGTCGGCCTCCAAGGCGCAGCTCGGCCTTGGCCACAGCTACTCCCGGGCCAAGGTGAAGTTCAACGTGAACCGCGTGGACAACatgatcatccagtccatcAGTCTGCTGGACCAGCTGGACAAGGACATCAACACCTTCTCCATGCGCGTGCG CGAGTGGTACGGGTACCACTTCCCTGAGCTGATCAAGATCGTGTCTGAGAACTACACCTACTGCCGGCTGGCCAAATTCATCGGCAACCGCAAGGAGCTGAGCGAGGAGAGCCTGGAGGGGCTGGAGGAGATCGTCATGGATGGCGCCAAGGCTCAGGCCATCCTGGAGGCGTCCCGCTCCTCCATGG GGATGGACATCTCCCCCATCGACCTCATCAACATCGAGAGCTTCTCCAGCCGTGTGATCTCTCTGTCCGAGTACCGTAAGGGCCTGCAGGAGTACCTGCGCTCCAAGATGAGCCAGGTGGCCCCCAGCCTCTCAGCCCTCATCGGGGAGGTG GTGGGCGCCCGCCTCATCTCCCACGCCGGCAGCCTGACGAACCTGGCCAAGTACCCGGCCTCGACGGTGCAGATCCTGGGGGCTGAGAAAGCCCTGTTCAG GGCTTTGAAGACACGAGGGAACACCCCCAAGTACGGCCTCATCTTCCACTCCACCTTCATCGGGCGCGCGGCCGCCAAGAACAAAGGGCGCATCTCCCGCTACCTGGCCAACAAATGCACCATCGCCTCCCGCATCGACTGCTTCTCAG agGTTCCCACCAGCGTCTTTGGGGACAAGCTGAGGGAGCAGGTGGAGGAACGGCTGGCGTTCTATGAGACCGGAGAGCCGCCCCGCAAGAACCTGGAGGTCATGAAGGAGGCCGTGGTGGAG gccAACGAGGTGGTGGCTGAGGTcaaaaggaagcaggaaaagaaggagaagaagaggaagaagcgGGAGAAGCGGCGCCTGGaggctctggctgcagctgcagaggagatggagaaCTCTGTGCAGGAGGCAGAG GAAAACAACATAgagccaaagaaaaagaagaagaagaagaaggagcaggagcaggaagctgCCACAGAGCCAGAGGAGAACGGGCTGGAGGAAGAGGCCTTGcccaagaagaaaaggaaactgctGGCAGAGGGCGCCCCcctggagaagaagaagaagaaaaaggccaAGGACTTGGAGGAGGATTAA
- the IDH3B gene encoding isocitrate dehydrogenase [NAD] subunit beta, mitochondrial isoform X2 — protein MAVLSAGRTAVTGLLRAPRGFCRPLGASAALQQIPRAKSENAKSESTFQVTMLPGDGVGPELMHAVKEVFKAASVPVVFDEHHLSEVQNMASEEKLDEVVDSMKESKVALIGKIHTPMEYKGELASYDMRLRRKLDLFANVVHVKSLPGYKTRHNNLDLVIIREQTEGEYSSLEHESAKGVIECLKIITRAKSQRIAKFAFDYATKKGRSKVTAVHKANIMKLGDGLFLQCCEEVAELYPKIKFDTMIIDNCCMQLVQNPYQFDVLVMPNLYGNIIDNLAAGLVGGAGVVPGESYSAEYAVFEMGARHPFAQAVGRNIANPTAMLLSAANMLRHLNLEFHSNLISDAVKKVIKLGKVRTADMGGYATSLDFTHAVIGALDV, from the exons ATGGCGGTGCTCAGCGCAGGGCGGACTGCGGTCACG GGCCTCCTGCGCGCCCCGCGCGGCTTCTGCCGGCCTCTGGGCGCCTCCGCCGCGCTGCAGCAGATCCCGCGGGCCAAG TCAGAAAATGCAAAGTCAGAGAGCACCTTCCAGGTCACCATGCTGCCTGGGGACGGCGTGGGCCCGGAGCTGATGCACGCCGTcaaggaggtgttcaag GCTGCCAGCGTGCCCGTGGTCTTCGATGAGCACCACCTGAGCGAGGTGCAGAACATGGCCTCGGAGGAGAAGCTGGACGAGGTGGTGGACTCCATGAAGGAGAGCAAAGTGGCCCTTATAG GCAAGATCCACACCCCCATGGAGTACAAGGGAGAGCTGGCTTCTTACGACATGAGACTGAG GCGCAAATTGGACTTGTTTGCAAACGTCGTCCACGTGAAGAGCCTGCCGGGCTATAAAACACGTCACAACAACCTGGACCTCGTCATCATCCGTGAGCAGACGGAGGGGGAGTACAGCTCTCTGGAGCACGAG AGCGCCAAGGGGGTCATCGAGTGCCTGAAGATCATCACCAGGGCCAAGTCGCAGCGCATCGCCAAGTTCGCCTTTGACTACGCCACCAAAAAGGGCCGCtccaaggtgacggctgtgcACAAAGCCAACATCAT GAAATTGGGTGACGGgctcttcctgcagtgctgtgaggaaGTGGCAGAGCTCTACCCCAAGATCAAGTTTGACACCATGATAATTGACAACTGCTGCATGCAG CTGGTGCAGAACCCCTACCAGTTCGACGTCCTGGTGATGCCAAACCTCTACGGGAACATCATCGACAACCTGGCGGCCGGTTTGGTGGGCGGTGCAGGCGTGGTGCCCGGGGAAAGCTACAGCGCCGAGTACGCCGTCTTCGAGATG GGCGCCCGGCACCCCTTTGCCCAGGCCGTGGGCAGGAACATCGCCAACCCCACGGCCATGCTGCTGTCGGCTGCCAACATGCTGCGGCACCTCAA CTTGGAATTCCACTCCAACTTGATCTCGGACGCGGTGAAGAAGGTGATCAAACTCGGAAAA GTGCGCACAGCAGACATGGGCGGATACGCCACGTCCCTGGATTTCACCCACGCTGTGATTGGGGCCCTGGATGTGTAG